Proteins encoded by one window of Haliotis asinina isolate JCU_RB_2024 chromosome 6, JCU_Hal_asi_v2, whole genome shotgun sequence:
- the LOC137288276 gene encoding ribosomal biogenesis protein LAS1L-like — MAASMNKHVVPWICRDEFVSVYRKLYSENTAIQHQALEHIVVWKTRCDSQLPVSVNCTADLISAQIDHRLYLGGLEHLTEYKVRQGYALALIRCVNFITDHYQLDKNNVAVPIHRIGEEIGIPEWIVSLRHEGTHRAMPSLDVLSRGTMWAVDWLKHNFWERQFVPCCTSGRSQEYRNRLMKSSIKSVSNRMKSYKKIRFQTKEMSEYPVMMDVMRQKGCEEQAARLIIAYQQIRFQELAGKTFDVSDLQTGDEGKKVLQEMKKLLSVAAESTLVLLLEPGCLLPTQEQLAHMGIASDCPTNNKLAWVLTVFWRPLLMEINNLRLTSCLIEHLASTVSSETSHWNRLVHVWLQTLVCPYTISFPSGRSESLFSHQVALSELSLLQKCLQHPNIYTHDLMTEFASRENALLTEDAAEKLNELIQILVRKRKLTNRGNKRSRSTDEIPEVQVLSVEDLLQDNSVAHIRAVKRPHKSQWKKCSASFAWQHVPVGILPGQDVNTLYLDLDLDADDNVPDTPVVEDEQMTSANQEADNVNGQMDIAMDTVVDGNITMDTADDIRIATPFSWSHSQLELIRNKLTVL, encoded by the exons ATGGCAGCCTCCATGAATAAACACGTTGTTCCGTGGATTTGCCG GGATGAATTTGTCAGTGTCTACAGGAAACTGTACAGTGAGAACACGGCCATACAGCATCAAGCGCTTGAACACATTGTGGTATGGAAAACCAG GTGTGACTCACAGCTGCCTGTGTCTGTCAACTGCACAGCTGATCTGATCTCAGCACAGATCGACCATCGTCTCTACCTTGGGGGGTTGGAACATCTTACAGAGTACAAGGTCCGACAGGGCTATGCTCTAGCACTTATCAG ATGTGTCAACTTCATCACTGACCACTATCAGctggacaaaaacaatgtagCTGTCCCAATCCATCGCATTGGGGAAGAG ATTGGCATCCCAGAGTGGATAGTGTCCCTGCGCCATGAAGGAACTCACCGTGCAATGCCCTCCCTTGATGTCTTGTCCCGAGGAACAATGTGGGCTGTTGACTGGCTGAAG CATAACTTCTGGGAGCGACAATTTGTTCCCTGTTGTACTTCAGGCAGAAGCCAGGAGTACAGAAATAGGCTGATGAAATCATCCATAAAATCTGTGTCAAACAGAATGAAGTCCTACAAGAAGATTCGCTTTCAGACCAAAGAGATG TCCGAGTACCCTGTAATGATGGATGTGATGAGACAGAAGGGCTGTGAGGAACAGGCTGCACGGCTCATCATTGCATATCAACAAATACGCTTCCAG GAGCTGGCTGGGAAGACGTTTGATGTGAGTGACCTTCAGACAGGTGATGAAGGTAAAAAGGTATTGCAAGAGATGAAGAAACTATTGTCAGTAGCAGC GGAGAGCACCCTGGTCTTGCTGTTGGAGCCTGGATGTCTGCTGCCTACACAGGAGCAACTTGCACACATGGGCATCGCTTCAGACT GCCCCACCAATAACAAACTGGCATGGGTCCTGACTGTATTCTGGCGACCTCTTCTGATGGAAATCAACAATCTCCGCCTCACGTCATGTTTAATTGAACATCTCGCATCTACTGTCTCAAGTGAGACATCACACTGGAACAGACTTGTACATGTATGGCTGCAGACCCTCGTCTGTCCCTACACCATATCTT TCCCGTCAGGCAGATCGGAGTCACTGTTCAGCCACCAGGTGGCACTGTCAGAACTCTCGTTACTACAGAAGTGTCTGCAACATCCGAACATCTACACACATGACCTGATGACAGA GTTTGCAAGTCGTGAGAACGCTCTGTTGACGGAAGATGCCGCAGAGAAGTTGAATGAACTGATCCAGATACTTGTCAGGAAGAGGAAGTTGACAAACAGGGGTAACAAAAGGTCAAGATCAACAGATGAGATTCCTGAAGTGCAGGTGCTGTCAGTAGAAG ACTTATTGCAAGATAATTCAGTGGCACACATTAGAGCTGTCAAAAGGCCACACAAGTCCCAGTGGAAAAAATGTTCTG CCTCTTTTGCTTGGCAGCATGTACCAGTGGGGATTCTTCCAGGTCAGGATGTAAACACTTTGtatcttgaccttgaccttgacgcAGATGATAATGTACCAGATACACCTGTTGTGGAAGATGAACAGATGACATCAGCAAATCAAGAAGCCGA TAATGTGAATGGACAAATGGACATTGCCATGGATACTGTTGTCGATGGCAACATCACTATGGACACTGCTGATGACATCAGGATAGCTACTCCCTTCTCCTGGTCCCACAGTCAGCTGGAGTTGATAAGAAATAAACTGACTGTTCTGTAG